The sequence aataacagaagtgtAAGTAACGATATTAATTGTCAtcgaatcaataataataataataataataataataataataataataataataataataatgacataagcgatgataattataattacgaACATACATGCCATTACACTAATAATACAAATATTGATTATATTGCTAATGACTACGTTTATGCTATCCTTACGAATCACAATAATGATTAGGATAAGGTTTAATGCTGGTAATTTTGATAATATCTATTATGATgatcatgataacaataataacaataactacgtTATAGTAATTAAAAAATAGACACAACATCCCATTCGATTACGTTTATGTACGTATACTTCATCAGTTAAATGAAAATAGAACATAAAATTTTGCAGGACTTGCAGGAGTTAGTTGGAAAtcaatatatattgtttatatcaaATTTTATATTCTGAATAGTTCGCGAAAATTGCATATACgagtatagtatacacacacatacacacacatacacacatatatatatatatatatatgtatatatatgtgtgtgtacatatatatatatatatatatatatgtatatatatatatatatatatatatatatgcttgtatatgtatgtatacacacacacccacacacacatatatatatatatatatatacatacatatatatatatatatatatatacatacatatatatatatatatatatatattatacccttcttgagtggggatatcttaacgtggtgaaagttttgtgtatcgctatgatcagaaaAACTGTACTATCCAGGGTCActtatgctaggttggtttgctgtgggtgatcagaccaaagtctccctccatcaccaatccgctgtggccagcgtggtgaggaaaactggctgAAGCCTATACATGAATGCAAGATATGTCCGAGGCCTTCGTCCTTCAGTGGACTGAcaatggctaatgatgatatatttacatttacctacaaacatacatacatacatatatatatatatatatatatacatatatatatatatatatatatatgtgtgtgtgtatatatatatatgtatatatatatatttatatatatacatatatatatttgtatatatatgtttatatatatgaatatatatatatatatatatatttatatatatatactgtatatatatactgtatatatatatgtgtttatatatttatagatatatatatatactgtatatatatatgtgtatatttatagatatatatatgtgtatatttatagatatatatatgtatatatatatatgtgtgtatatgtgtagatagatagatatatatatatatatatatatatatattatatatatatatatatatatatatatttatatatatatatgtatatatatttcttgtgtgtgtgtgtgtgtgtgtgtgtgtgtgtattttgtaattttgtaagagttcttaataaaaatataattagggaaaaatatttctttactgGAGAAGGTGAGATTTTCTAAACGAAATTAGTTTTCACAGTTGCCCTAAATGCAAAGTTTAAACATATTGAAATCTTGCGTTATCTGATAGATGTAAATGAATAGATATTCAAATTTGCaaatatatagaacatatatagaCGATAACTATTGATgattaaataaagattataaaattacctaaaaattaatatgaatagaTTATAATATTCAATACAATAATCTAATGAATACAGAAATCAAAGAATAActggaaaaaataaacaattaattcAACGGACAAAGCAACAATTAAAAGAGAGTTGGactatttacaaatgtattgtATGTCACAAATTAAATTGTAAAAAGTGCAACACTGATATAACCAACTGAATAGAATCCCCTTTTAATCTGTATTATCAAAGAAAGAAGATTTTTTTACTAAAGATTTTTTACTGctaattgttcagaatgcatcgtAAATTATACCGAATAGTTTATCAAAAACTGGTACCAGAAACTATTCAGAATATCAATTTAAGATATATATGACCATGAATACGTTACTTCTTCAAATACTATTTAAATTAGATTATTTCAATAGCTGAATAGGATAATTGGGATCTCGTAATTGCATTTGAAGATAATGTTACAAgaggaattagaaaataaaacattCGACCAAGTTATAACtgacaatttagaaaaaaattattaaactgtGATGTCACTAATTGATCTCATTAATTACTTGGAGTGTGATAtcacgatttcttttttaatttgataGACTGATCTTAAAAGCATAATAATCTTTTTGAAGATGTCACCGATCATTTTGGATAGATATAATAAACTGGATCACTATTTCCATAGCCTTCAGTTATCAAAGACCAGCTTGGAACAACTCAGCATCCATATAGATCCTAAAGAGACGTTATTCTTAGTAACATGTTCATTTAGAAAGCCGATTAGCATCCATGTCTCGTTGAGGTTTGCTTTTGCTCAGAAATAGAAACCTGGTGGAAACTTTCTCCATCTTAACGATATTTTGATCTCCGTTAAGATTTGCAGACACGGCAAGCAAAGCCACCTGTCCCTCAATCCTTCGAAGCTAAAATTAGTGAAACTATGTTTGTGGCTATCTTAGCAATACATGAAGATCGTAACAGCTGACGTATTATTCGCTACTATTTAAGCGCTAGCTTCCACATCTCTGACATCAGATCACTTTGAGCTTCAACAGCCACCAGATCAGCTACATCCATCCATCTTCTCTTTTTTGAGATTCTCGAACGTTTATAAACATCCATCAACATGGTTTCCAAGGGTACGATAAGTGCATAGTGTTGTGAACTCTCTTTGGTGCTCCGAAAGGATTCTCTTGCCGTAGCAGGATTATTTAGCTTCATATGATTTACTTCTGCCTAAGAATTTAAAGTTTGGAGATTGAGTTGAATTTTTACTATGCAAATATTCCTTTATTGAAGTTACTTCCTTGTTCTTTTTATAAATCGGAAAGTACTAGAAACTCTCGTTGTATAAACGCtgtcagacacacatacatacatatatatatatatatatatatatacatacatatatatatatatatatatatacatatatgagtgtgtgctgGTTAATTTGTCATTAGGAATATATCAGTATTACTGACATTatgaatttattataaataagCATATTACTCTATTGAATTAGAAAGATCTAATAATTCATTCATTTACACATTTCAATTGTCACCATCATAGAGAATTCCCACAATTATGAGATAAACTAAGGTAACAAGAGTAAATCATAAATGACGAGAAAACCAAATCGTTGATGCTACGATATAAATCTCAAAACTAAAACGGTCATTTTTACCGCGTTTGCTATGTCTTATCCAATTCATCAATTTCATCTATGAAAATTAGATGTCTAATAAATTTCCTCCAATGAATTAACTGTGGTTCAAAACATTTAGCAGCGGTTTCGAGATCGTCTTACATCATCGTAAAGTTGTTGTGTTTTATGACGTGATTTTCTCTCGCCTCTTAATTCGGAGCCCTAAAGTTTTTCCGAGTGAGGACCTGAGGTTTTTAGCCATCTGCTTCCATTAGACTTGTACAAGTTCTTTTGCTTTGTCTTAATGGCAATTAGCACTCAGTAAGTTAAGTAAGCGAAAGGAAATGTACTTATCGAAAGATAAGAAAGATTGTGATTCATGAGGCAAGGAAGAAGATAGAGAGTTCCTGATTATTAATTATTCTACTGTCATATTGTTTATTCAAAATTAGACAAGACGtcagcaaagaaaaaagaaaaagcctTATCTCACTACCATTGATGGACTTTCGGGTCTATATAACCCATTACCGTTCACACCAATCTTCCAGGGACTGTTTAAGAAGTTAGACAAATCCTTTAACTTGCTCTTCTtgacttattcttttttttccaccTTCTATCTTTTGCTTATTCATTTATGGAATTATTTGCTTATTTGATCATCAattcatttattcatctatatTTCTATTCATCTAGTTGTTGCACTTatatattcattgatttatttgCTCCTTTAtccattcttttatttattatttcctaattCATCAATTAATCATCTTAATAGACTAAAATACCAAATTATCAATTTGTTTGTCTGCTAGTTTCCTCCTttctttcctttttcatatatcatttatctcctaatttatctatttgtttgtttatttccgcAGTTCTTTCCGTCCTCGTCCTTGCCTTCGCCCTCTGCCAGGCTACCGAAGTCAAGAAGCAGACCAAGAACGGAGACGGGCGGCTGTTCTTCGTGGATAACACCAACCAGAGCGTCACCATCAGCACGTCGACTCTCACCTCTCTTGCTCTCGTCGCCCTCGCTGGCATCATTTTCGCCCTGGTTCTCACATCCCTTGGTGTTGGCAAGGAAGGAGGAGCCGACACTGCCACTGGATACGCGGCCCTTCCTGCGTGAGTTGTGCATTTCAGCATTTTGTCTTTAAATCGTTCATTCATTTCTGTTTATTATTCTGCTTTTGTATAAATAAGTGTTCTAAgggattttactctctctctctctctctctctctctctctctctctctctctctctcctattaatcaATTTCACTCGTTCACTGTTTCGCAAATGTTTGgtaactttttctctctctctctctctctctctctctctctctctctctctctctctctctctaacaaatcaaaagatgtatatatctatatctggcctgcatgcatattattattgttatataaggAGAAGAGATTTGCCAagccaatgagtcaagctcgactcttacagagctagcCCTATTAAAATgggaatagaaaatatttatattaatgctaaaaaatgaataaaataaaattgtctGCTAACTAGCATGAACACTTTCACCTATCCTAAGGTAGCAATCTCAAAAGGCCAAATCATTAATTATGGATTCTTTAGAATCATTTACTTTGATGTGTTTGTTTACAATTTCAGTTTGAACATTTCTCATCTAACTCAATGTCCTTCCGATATCCAAAATAATCCCTAATGATTCTCATATTGATCTTTCTTTTACAGTGAATACTCAGGATCTGGCTCATCCTCTTACGCCGTCCAGCGATCCCTGGAAGAAGCTGAAAAGAAATATCGTTAAATGGACGATATTACTACATCTGACGACCACCAACTCTACTTCGGATAACCTCAGAATTAAAGGAAGAACATCATTTACCCAAAAGATTTAGACTGAAACATGACGTCACACTTCAGGGAACCAGTTATAGTCAAATTCGTTTATCGCCTGTACAGGCTGTGACGTCATCCTTCTGAGAAGCCAATCAGGATCCTCTTCATTCATTGCTATGACGTCACTCTGATTCAAATTCCTTCAGTACTTGTTCAGACTATAATGATGTCATCCTTTCAAAAGTCCAATCAGAATTTATGTTCTTCTTTTGTCTTGAAGTGTTATCTGATAACCTTATGTAATCATGCCAAAACCTGTTagttatttattctttatataattatgttaataaaatattaattatgcaATAGCAGTTTCAAACCATCCTTATGCCTGTAAAAGGTCTCATTTGAGCTTACAAAAGAATATTTCCTCAAAAGTAAGAAATTCTAAAAGAGGAAATTAAacgaaaattgaaaaagaaaatgacaaacaTCTTTCAAACATCTCTAAACGATAAGATTTTTGAAAATCTTCACTTTATCTGTTGACAGCTGAAAAACTACCTCCTTGAAACACATATAAAAAGCTGATGCGTTCACCCCACTTCGGACAAGCTATGCGTCAGCACCTTTAAATTAGTAAATACTAAATAAATTCTACCTCGCATTTTTGGAAATTCAGTTTCAGTGATGAAAGAGTTCCCTGATTTATCATTGCACAAAGAATGTAATAAgtgatatttataatttattagtgTTCAAATTTGATATTTGAATACTACTGATGCTTCAAAATAGGTGATTGTATTATATGACTAAGAATCAGCACATAACAATTGATAATAGCAGaacaattaataatatttaatcaattaaaaacaatatatatatatatatatatatatatataaatatatatatatatatatatatatacatatatatacatatatatatgtatatatatatatatatatgtgtgtgtgtattatcaaacACAAATAATAACTGAAAACTGCCATTTCCATAAAGTAGTTAGTGAATGATAAATAACagttaaaaaaaagatattcttccaCTTTTACAACCACCATCTACTAAGACAATAAACGGCCCAAACAAAACACCAAAAAAACAAGAATCCCTAATGAATAAATTCTTAAAGTCGACCACAATAAAAAGGCTGAGAACCTGATCTCTTTTATGACCGTGCAATAGAGAGGTTAACGAGCTGATTGGCTTGTTAACCACATCGTTGGATCTCGATATAAATGGGGAGAAGACACTTGATAATTGGTATCTTTTATTGAGCGATTCCCGTTATGTACCTATTTCATTCCTAAACTGTAGGTCTTGTTACGTATACAtttcatatacgtacatatatatatatatatatatatatatgtatgtatgtatgtatatatatacatatatatatatactgtatatatatatatatatatatatagatagatagatagatagatagatagatacatacatacatacatacatacatatatatatatatatatatatacatacatatatttatatatataatgtattttgtatgcatgcatatacatatatatatatatatatatatatataataaaacattaagtTGGTGAAATGGGTCATGCAAATAACATATGATAAAACAAAGGCGGTATATTCTTACCTTCTCGCAATTCACTTCCTCTGGTTAAGACATGACATTGCAAGGCTAGTTCCACCTTTTTAGATAAAATCACATTTTTCAAAGCATTTATTTCCATCAGTAGTAGACACGTACATTTTGCAACATGAGTCTCtcttttacacaaaaaaaaatatcgtcTTTTGAAATCCTCCTTTTCAACCATGACAGAAAAGAATTCTGAAACACAGGGTCTCTTTTTCAGAGGGATTTGTCTTCTTTCATAAACTGTATATACGGCCATAACACGTGTGATTTTGGACGGAAACTTATTCTTAAAATGGGATATTACTTTTCAAAACAACTATTTTAGGCCCAATAGAATCAAGAAATTCTATAAATAGTTTCTCTattttaaagagatttttttttttctttcataacaaCTATTTAGAGATTTTTAGATCCAATAGAATCGCGGACCTTTGAAAATAGtattttcttttccaaataattttttcctttcatgATAACAGGACAATTGCAGAATTTTCAAACTCTATGCTAATCTCCATCGTTTTTGTTCTATGTTAGAACTGAACTATAAcgttactattgatattattactattattattattacctccgacaacgaattgggaaggaggttatgtttttgccgctGTTTGACCGTTTGctgtttgtatgtttatttgtaCGATCATCttactagccacaattttactcgtagagtactgacactttcagggattaattgttaggtTAAGacgaggaagtgattcaatttttaaagccctaggtcaaaggtcaaggtcaaggaggaGCAAAAGGTGAACCaaattaactctaaccttaaccccaagttcgtaaATGGTCTCCACGGTCTAGGTATAAAGTGTCTTAAcagtggttgtcacacagacttcagatacgcctacggtctaatttgattctgggaaaggcaagctggtttcgagaaataaggtgccggaCGGAGGTCTGCACATTCAGAtggcttttctagttattattattatcattagtagtagtagtagtagtagtagtagtagtagtagtagtagtagtaactaaactacaaccctacttggtaaAGCCGGATACTATAAATTCAGTGgttccaacaaggagaaatagcccagtgaggtaaggaaataaggaaataataaactataagagacgtaataaacaattaaaataaaatcttttaagaacagtaagaacatcaacatagatttatttatatatatatatatatatatatatatatatatatatatgtatatatatatatatatatatatatatatatatatatatgtatatatatatatactataaatatgtgtgtatagatatacatacaaaggtatatatgtgtataaatacatgtacTTACATGTgtacatacagaaatatatttatgtaaatttgtaCATGTGAtcgtttttatatatacttatccactaatatacacatgcacacacatatacagacatatatatatatatatatatatatgtgtgtatatatatatacataaatatatatatatatatatatatatgcatatatatattaaaacatatatatatatatatatatatgtatatatatatgtgagtgagagagagagagagaaagagagagagagagagagagagagagagagagagagagagtgcttatatataaaatattttctgctATTCCCTGACCTAACTAGAGTAGAAAATTGTTAAATTGGTAAGATATTTTTTTACAAGAAGTAATATCATCATTTAATTCTGTTTCGATTTCTAAAATATGATCTTCCCATTATAGTAAAAAATTAGCTTTATATATCATAAAACACAATCATGCCTAAGAAAATGCCTAaataagagattgattgattgactgagatttttctggcatcctgacatctaaggtcattgaccccagtatcgtttgttataaataaaaaataaaaggaaattcaatttaaaacaataaaagtaaagatatccttacaaaaattaaatatctttcagaagacctggtgccaaataaatctaaaaataccgcttgcgttgtacgacacatcatgtccaagaatcttggtaaggataaaccagccatcctcacctcgagcctcagacAGATTATTTCTTAAGACGCTATAAGAGAATATGTCAATGTCGGGAAATCGGGAATGAGTACGGTTTGATtcctaatagaagaagaagaagaagaagatgaagaagaagaagaagaacgctgCACtaaatgggaagaaaaagaaaaaagtgtaACATGTAAACAGAAAAGCATCTTACCTTAATTAGCGGTGATCTGCGAAACCACAACAGATGTACAGATGTTTTCTTGAACGCAGATTCTGGACTGCGATTAGCCAATTGAGTTAGTCATACATTACAGACTGTCTGTAGTCTATTAGTCTATTACCCTACTTGTGGAGGAATACCTCTTACAACTTACATAAAttcaaattgcatatatatatatgtatatatatatatatatatatatatgtgtgagtgtgtgtgtgtgtgtgtgtatacgtatatatatatatgtatatatatatatatatatatatatacattaatcgaatgccaaagtACGCGTAAAAATATAATGCCTTGCTAAAAtcttttccgaagaaaagaaaagAGTTCATACAAAAGACATGAGAACGTAACAATaagattgctattattattattattattattattattattattattattattgttgttgttgttgttgttgttgttgttgttgtcgttgtttttgttgttgttgttgttgttggtaatgtttctgttgtttttgtttttctcatGAATCTAGATATCCTTACTAAGCGAGGCCTTTAATTATTACgagtaaaatattatgaaaaaaaaaaacaattcaaagaggaataaaaataaaaaaaggtgatGAAAAGTGGTGGGTAATTATACAGTGCAATAGATTTAGAATATTACTTATGAAAAGAAGCAACAAAATAGACAGACATCCGGTTACAGCAAATGGAATGTTAGGCCTAATGAGACCaaatgaaggaaaagaaaaaagtttttgtaGGTTGTTACCGAAGATTATGCGATTGGCCAGTGGGCCTAACGATGGCCAACCATAGAACTTACCCCTGACGCTGACCTAGAAACGAAAAAGGAGGGAGGTGGGTATTTCTCTATAGGCCTATTTTGACTTCCAAAAGCACAGCCCTCAAGAATGAGGATGTTCCTTCTACCGCTATTTCTTTCTTACCACTCAGGAgtcctgtgccccccccccccctccccccaaccccaTTCCAAGCACCTGTCTCCTATTAACATCTCCGCAAGGCCTAACTATTCTCAATGCCTACCTGCTGCAGCCATGATAGTGACCAAGACTTACCATTGAGAGTAAATGCAGTTTTGTTctgcatttattctctctctctctctctctctctctcctctctctctctctctctctctctctctctctgtataggtgTGGCCTTTTCTGGACTAGCTTTGACTATTTCATTAACATagctactatttttttctttttcattacgaGTTCATTAACTTCTTTTAAATTTGGttcattttagcaaaaaaaaaaaaaaataaataaaaaataaaggttttCTGTTCAGTTATGTTCcttcattatcataattcttgCTGTGGTCGCGGTTGTTGATATCATCTGCATAAGCATTCgatttaattgtaaaataaatttgCTTAATATCACTGGcatagtatttccttttttttttttttattgaatgcttAAGTGTTTTGCTACGTCTTTCTCCGGTGTTCTTATATCGGAGGAATAGCTTTCAATTTCAAGGATTCCATTTATATGTCTTCGTCTTTTCCAGTTCCTTTATCATCCATCTCCTTTATCTCATCTTCCCCATCTCCCACCTCACACCAAAGATTCATTAGAACCACTAAAACTAAAGTTACCTATCTCCCTTTTTAAGAAACCTTTAACAACCCCTCTCCCCCCTCTTTCCCCCTCTCCCATAAACTCTCTTTTTCTCCTCACCACAAAGCAGGATATACCCTCCTTCCATACCCCTAAAAGCACGGCATGAACCCACTACCCCTAACCCCAGGGATGCTTCTTTCCTCAAGCAGGACACCTCCCGTAATTCAACCCCACCCCCCATCCCAAATCTCTCCTATAAAAGCAGAAAGGACAAGGAACTGCCTTCATT comes from Palaemon carinicauda isolate YSFRI2023 chromosome 3, ASM3689809v2, whole genome shotgun sequence and encodes:
- the LOC137638120 gene encoding uncharacterized protein, which translates into the protein MVSKVLSVLVLAFALCQATEVKKQTKNGDGRLFFVDNTNQSVTISTSTLTSLALVALAGIIFALVLTSLGVGKEGGADTATGYAALPAEYSGSGSSSYAVQRSLEEAEKKYR